In Physeter macrocephalus isolate SW-GA chromosome 2, ASM283717v5, whole genome shotgun sequence, a single window of DNA contains:
- the STAP2 gene encoding signal-transducing adaptor protein 2 yields MWKGFILTVVELRVPSNLTLLPGHLYMMAEALAKEEARRALDMPSCFLKVSRLEAQLLLERHPECGNLLLRPSGDGAGGVSVSTLQTLNGTPVVRHYKVKREGPKYVIDVEEPFSCTSLDAVVNYFVSHSNKKLMPFLLDDDYEKVIGYVEADKENGESVWVAPSAPLAPPAPGPGPAPPRGGPKQLPPSSVAPVSSQDKLPPLPSQDENYVIPIGDAPDADYVNEDVSSPSQPVVQKPRKLAMFQAKPPKPSIVPKSEPPKALNSGLARRLAVSSAQALLLRPSGDGAGGVSVSTLQTLNGTPVVRHYKVKREGPKYVIDVEEPFSCTSLDAVVNYFVSHSNKKLMPFLLDDDYEKVIGYVEADKENGESVWVAPSAPLAPPAPGPGPAPPRGGPKQLPPSSVAPVSSQDKLPPLLSQDENYVIPIGDAPDADYVNEDVSSPSQPVVQKPRKLAMFQAKPPKPSIVPKSEPPKALNSGLARRLAVSSAQAFSSPTTGLADVTAELKGKLQRRRALQHAAERAGDQQAGLQVWRMSQAGPSSQN; encoded by the exons ATGTGGAAAGGCTTCATCCTGACGGTGGTGGAG CTCCGTGTCCCGTCCAACCTGACCCTGCTGCCCGGACACCTGTACATGATGGCCGAGGCCCTGGCCAAAGAAGAGGCACGACGTGCGCTCGATATGCCCTC GTGCTTCCTGAAAGTGAGCCGGCTGGAGGCTCAGCTGCTCCTGGAGCGCCACCCCGAGTGCGGGAACCTGCTGCTCCGGCCCAGCGGGGACGGCGCGGGCGGAGTGTCCGTCAGCACGCTCCAGACGCTCAACGG GACACCGGTGGTCCGGCACTACAAAGTGAAGCGCGAGGGCCCCAAGTACGTGATCGACGTGGAGGAGCCG TTCTCCTGCACCTCGCTCGACGCAGTGGTCAACTATTTCGTGTCGCACTCCAATAAGAAGTTGATGCCCTTCCTGCTGGACGATGACTACGAGAAGGTGATAG GCTACGTGGAGGCGGATAAAGAGAATGGCGAGAGTGTGTGGGTGGCGCCCTCGGCCCCCCTggcccccccggcccccggcccag GTCCTGCACCCCCTAGGGGTGGTCCTAAGCAGCTGCCTCCCTCGTCCGTGGCGCCTGTGTCCAGCCAGGACAAGCTGCCCCCACTACCGAGCCAGGATGAGAACTATGTGATCCCCATTGGAGACGCCCCAGATGCCGACTACGTGAACGAGGACG TGTCTTCCCCGAGTCAACCAGTTGTCCAGAAGCCCAGGAAGTTGGCCATGTTTCAGGCAAAGCCTCCAAAGCCATCCATTGTGCCCAAGTCAG AGCCCCCAAAAGCCCTCAACAGTGGCCTGGCCAGGAGGCTGGCAGTCAGCTCAGCACAGGCTTTGCTGCTCCGGCCCAGCGGGGACGGCGCGGGCGGAGTGTCCGTCAGCACGCTCCAGACGCTCAACGG GACACCGGTGGTCCGGCACTACAAAGTGAAGCGCGAGGGCCCCAAGTACGTGATCGACGTGGAGGAGCCG TTCTCCTGCACCTCGCTCGACGCAGTGGTCAACTATTTCGTGTCGCACTCCAATAAGAAGTTGATGCCCTTCCTGCTGGACGATGACTACGAGAAGGTGATAG GCTACGTGGAGGCGGATAAAGAGAATGGCGAGAGTGTGTGGGTGGCGCCCTCGGCCCCCCTggcccccccggcccccggcccag GTCCTGCACCCCCTAGGGGTGGTCCTAAGCAGCTGCCTCCCTCGTCCGTGGCACCTGTGTCCAGCCAGGACAAGCTGCCCCCACTACTGAGCCAGGATGAGAACTATGTGATCCCCATTGGAGACGCCCCAGATGCCGACTACGTGAACGAGGACG TGTCTTCCCCGAGTCAACCAGTTGTCCAGAAGCCCAGGAAGTTGGCCATGTTTCAGGCAAAGCCTCCAAAGCCATCCATTGTGCCCAAGTCAG AGCCCCCAAAAGCCCTCAACAGTGGCCTGGCCAGGAGGCTGGCAGTCAGCTCAGCACAGGCTTTCTCCTCCCCGACCACAG ggcTGGCAGACGTGACAGCAGAGCTGAAAGGGAAACTGCAGAGGAGACGGGCGCTGCAGCACGCAGCCGAGCGCGCGGGGGACCAGCAGGCCGGTCTCCAAGTGTGGCGCATGAGTCAGGCAGGTCCTTCCTCCCAGAATTGA
- the FSD1 gene encoding fibronectin type III and SPRY domain-containing protein 1 isoform X1, giving the protein MEDQREALRKIITTLAVKNEEIQSFIYSLKQMLLNVEANSAKVQGDLEAEFQSLFSLLEELKEGMLMKIKQDRASRAYELQNQLAACTRALESSEELLETANQTLQATDREDFPQAAKQIKDGVTMAPAFRLSLKAKVSDNMSHLMVDFAQERRMLQALTFLPVPSAPVIDLAESLVADNCVTLVWRMPDEDNKIDHYVLEYRRTNFEGPPRLKEDQPWMVIEGIQQTEYTLTGLKFDMKYMNFRVKACNKAVSGEFSEPVTLETPVSVSLCFSVLCPCHGLSWSLSVSLCASGFPHLCDSHVCPAPAFMFRLDASTSHQNLRVDDLSVEWDAMGGKVQDIKAREKDGKGRTASPVNSPARGTPSPKRMPSGRGGRDRFTAESYTVLGDTLIDGGEHYWEVRYEPDSKAFGLGVAYRSLGRFEQLGKTAASWCLYVNNWLQVSFTAKHANKAKVLDTPVPDCLGVHCNFHQGLLSFYNARTKQLLHTFKAKFTQPLLPAFTVWCGSFHVTAGLQVPSSVRCLQKRGSATSSSNTSLT; this is encoded by the exons ATGGAGGACCAGAGG GAGGCTCTGCGGAAGATCATCACGACACTGGCTGTGAAAAATGAAGAGATTCAGAGTTTCATTTACTCCCTCAAGCAGATGCTGTTGAACGTGGAG GCGAACTCGGCCAAGGTGCAGGGGGATCTGGAAGCCGAGTTCCagtccctcttctccctcctggagGAGCTGAAGGAGGGCATGCTCATGAAGATAAAGCAGGACCGTGCCAGCCGCGCCTATGAgctgcag AACCAGCTGGCTGCCTGCACGCGAGCTCTGGAGAGCTCTGAGGAGCTTCTGGAGACGGCCAACCAGACCCTGCAGGCCACGGACCGCGAGGACTTTCCTCAG gCTGCCAAGCAAATCAAAGATGG TGTGACAATGGCCCCCGCCTTCCGGCTGTCATTGAAAGCCAAGGTCAGCGACAACATGAGTCACCTCATGGTGGACTTTGCACAGGAGCGGAGGATGCTACAGGCACTCACGTTCCTGCCTG TGCCTAGCGCCCCTGTGATCGACCTGGCCGAGTCCCTGGTGGCCGACAACTGTGTAACCTTGGTGTGGCGCATGCCGGACGAGGACAACAAGATTGACCACTATGTGCTGGAGTATCGGCGGACCAACTTTGAGGGCCCGCCCCGCCTCAAGGAGGACCAGCCCTGGATGGTCATCGAGGGCATCCAGCAGACAGAATACACCCTGACCG GTCTCAAGTTTGACATGAAATACATGAATTTCCGTGTGAAGGCCTGTAATAAGGCAGTTTCAGGCGAGTTCTCTGAGCCAGTGACCCTGGAGACACCAG tctctgtttctttgtgtttttctgttctctgtcccTGTCATGGTCTGTCTTGGtcactgtctgtctctctctgtgcctccggGTTTCCCCATCTCTGTGACTCCCACGTCTGCCCGGCCCCAGCGTTCATGTTCCGCCTGGATGCGTCCACATCCCACCAGAACCTGCGGGTGGATGATCTCTCCGTGGAGTGGGACGCCATGGGCGGGAAGGTGCAGGATATCAAAGCTCGCGAGAAAGATGGCAAGGGGCGGACGGCGTCTCCCGTCAACTCCCCAGCCAG AGGTACTCCGTCTCCCAAGAGGATGCCCTCGGGTCGTGGGGGACGGGATCGCTTCACAGCTGAGTCCTACACGGTGCTGG GGGACACGCTGATTGATGGCGGGGAGCATTACTGGGAGGTGCGCTACGAGCCGGACAGCAAGGCTTTCGGCTTGGGGGTGGCCTACCGCAGCCTGGGCCGCTTCGAGCAGCTGGGCAAGACGGCCGCGTCCTGGTGCCTGTACGTCAACAACTGGCTGCAGGTCAGCTTCACTGCCAAGCACGCCAACAAGGCCAAGGTGCTGGACACCCCCGTGCCCGACTGCCTGGGCGTGCACTGCAACTTCCACCAAG gcctcCTGTCCTTCTACAACGCCCGCACCAAACAGCTACTGCACACCTTCAAGGCCAAGTTCACGCAGCCGCTGCTGCCAGCTTTCACG GTGTGGTGCGGCAGCTTCCACGTGACGGCAGGCCTACAGGTCCCCAGCTCTGTGCGCTGCCTGCAGAAGCGGGGCAGTGCTACCAGCAGCTCCAACACCAGCCTCACCTAG
- the FSD1 gene encoding fibronectin type III and SPRY domain-containing protein 1 isoform X2: protein MEDQREALRKIITTLAVKNEEIQSFIYSLKQMLLNVEANSAKVQGDLEAEFQSLFSLLEELKEGMLMKIKQDRASRAYELQNQLAACTRALESSEELLETANQTLQATDREDFPQAAKQIKDGVTMAPAFRLSLKAKVSDNMSHLMVDFAQERRMLQALTFLPVPSAPVIDLAESLVADNCVTLVWRMPDEDNKIDHYVLEYRRTNFEGPPRLKEDQPWMVIEGIQQTEYTLTGLKFDMKYMNFRVKACNKAVSGEFSEPVTLETPAFMFRLDASTSHQNLRVDDLSVEWDAMGGKVQDIKAREKDGKGRTASPVNSPARGTPSPKRMPSGRGGRDRFTAESYTVLGDTLIDGGEHYWEVRYEPDSKAFGLGVAYRSLGRFEQLGKTAASWCLYVNNWLQASCPSTTPAPNSYCTPSRPSSRSRCCQLSR from the exons ATGGAGGACCAGAGG GAGGCTCTGCGGAAGATCATCACGACACTGGCTGTGAAAAATGAAGAGATTCAGAGTTTCATTTACTCCCTCAAGCAGATGCTGTTGAACGTGGAG GCGAACTCGGCCAAGGTGCAGGGGGATCTGGAAGCCGAGTTCCagtccctcttctccctcctggagGAGCTGAAGGAGGGCATGCTCATGAAGATAAAGCAGGACCGTGCCAGCCGCGCCTATGAgctgcag AACCAGCTGGCTGCCTGCACGCGAGCTCTGGAGAGCTCTGAGGAGCTTCTGGAGACGGCCAACCAGACCCTGCAGGCCACGGACCGCGAGGACTTTCCTCAG gCTGCCAAGCAAATCAAAGATGG TGTGACAATGGCCCCCGCCTTCCGGCTGTCATTGAAAGCCAAGGTCAGCGACAACATGAGTCACCTCATGGTGGACTTTGCACAGGAGCGGAGGATGCTACAGGCACTCACGTTCCTGCCTG TGCCTAGCGCCCCTGTGATCGACCTGGCCGAGTCCCTGGTGGCCGACAACTGTGTAACCTTGGTGTGGCGCATGCCGGACGAGGACAACAAGATTGACCACTATGTGCTGGAGTATCGGCGGACCAACTTTGAGGGCCCGCCCCGCCTCAAGGAGGACCAGCCCTGGATGGTCATCGAGGGCATCCAGCAGACAGAATACACCCTGACCG GTCTCAAGTTTGACATGAAATACATGAATTTCCGTGTGAAGGCCTGTAATAAGGCAGTTTCAGGCGAGTTCTCTGAGCCAGTGACCCTGGAGACACCAG CGTTCATGTTCCGCCTGGATGCGTCCACATCCCACCAGAACCTGCGGGTGGATGATCTCTCCGTGGAGTGGGACGCCATGGGCGGGAAGGTGCAGGATATCAAAGCTCGCGAGAAAGATGGCAAGGGGCGGACGGCGTCTCCCGTCAACTCCCCAGCCAG AGGTACTCCGTCTCCCAAGAGGATGCCCTCGGGTCGTGGGGGACGGGATCGCTTCACAGCTGAGTCCTACACGGTGCTGG GGGACACGCTGATTGATGGCGGGGAGCATTACTGGGAGGTGCGCTACGAGCCGGACAGCAAGGCTTTCGGCTTGGGGGTGGCCTACCGCAGCCTGGGCCGCTTCGAGCAGCTGGGCAAGACGGCCGCGTCCTGGTGCCTGTACGTCAACAACTGGCTGCAG gcctcCTGTCCTTCTACAACGCCCGCACCAAACAGCTACTGCACACCTTCAAGGCCAAGTTCACGCAGCCGCTGCTGCCAGCTTTCACGGTGA
- the TMIGD2 gene encoding transmembrane and immunoglobulin domain-containing protein 2 codes for MDISRLASSVVMIFRRASCPQGSTHTVARTGSGSREAIFVWLRAGHVIQSTLKSRKCQETYPHFTALQGATGLSVQQAPKLLQVRQDSQVTLACQVVQAQAWERLHVEWTKDGDILCQTHIINGSLTVGVCGPWGRLSWQPPGNLTLQLDHVSLNDSGLYVCWATVEIPDLEEAQGNGTQLLVETDGWLLNRSFSGLSFALLVTGTVAVAVAVAAFALGAWIWGRRRCRNRDAGNPIYSNALYKPRRAPRKTEAWPV; via the exons ATGGACATCAGCAGATTAGCTT CCAGTGTCGTGATGATCTTCCGCAGAGCCTCCTGCCCCCAGGGAAGCACGCACACAG TGGCCAGGACAGGGTCTGGCTCACGCGAGGCAATATTTGTGTGGCTGAGAGCTGGACACGTCATACAGTCCACCTTGAAATCTCGCAAGTGCCAAGAGacttatccccatttca CAGCCCTGCAAGGAGCCACAGGCCTGAGTGTGCAGCAGGCACCCAAGTTGCTGCAGGTGAGGCAGGACAGCCAGGTGACCTTGGCCTGCCAGGTGGTGCAAGCCCAGGCCTGGGAGCGGCTACACGTCGAATGGACCAAGGATGGTGACATCTTATGCCAGACACACATCATCAATGGCAGTCTCACCGTGGGTGTCTGCGGGCCTTGGGGCCGGCTCTCCTGGCAGCCGCCTGGCAATCTCACCCTGCAGCTGGACCACGTGAGCCTCAATGACAGTGGGCTCTACGTGTGCTGGGCGACCGTGGAGATCCCTGATTTGGAGGAGGCCCAGGGCAATGGGACGCAGCTCCTGGTGGAGACAG ATGGCTGGCTACTGAACCGGAGCTTCTCAG GGCTCTCCTTCGCACTGCTGGTGACTGGGACCGTGGCCGTGGCCGTGGCCGTGGCCGCTTTCGCTCTGGGCGCCTGGATCTGgggccgccgccgctgccggaATAGAGACGCAG GGAATCCAATCTACAGCAATGCCCTATACAAGCCCCGGAGGGCCCCAAGGAAGACTGAGGCATGGCCTGTGTAG
- the SHD gene encoding SH2 domain-containing adapter protein D: MAKWLRDYLSFGGRRPPPQPPTPDYTDGDILRAYREQRDLDFEDPYEGADGRLETDSAGPGGSKGDSPKHRLIKVEAVDMARAKVLLGSPREELEVDTEYSDPFDAQPHPSPPDDGYMEPYDAQRVMSELPYRRVQLYDTPYEEQDQDLGDGPPSGWKPRQSRLPQEDERPADEYDQPWEWKKDHISKAFAVQFDGPEWERTSGSAKELRRLPPRSPQPAERVDPALPLEKQPWFHGPLSRADAENLLSLCKEGSYLVRLSETSPQDCSLSLRSSQGFLHLKFSRIRENQFVLGQHSGPFPSVPELVLHYSSRPLPVQGAEHLALLYPVVSQTP; encoded by the exons ATGGCCAAGTGGCTACGAGACTACCTGAGCTTTGGCGGTCGGAGGCCCCCTCCGCAGCCGCCCACCCCCGACTACACGGACGGTGACATCCTGCGGGCCTACCGGGAGCAGAGAGATCTGGACTTTGAGGACCCCTATGAGGGTGCAGATGGCCGCCTAGAGACCGACTCCGCGGGGCCCGGGGGCTCCAAGGGCGACTCTCCAAAGCACCGGCTCATCAAGGTGGAGGCAGTCGACATGGCCAGAGCCAAGGTCTTGCTGGGCAGCCCCCGGGAAGAG TTGGAAGTCGACACTGAGTATTCGGACCCCTTTGATGCCCAACCTCACCCGTCACCCCCGGATGATGGCTACATGGAGCCCTACGATGCCCAGCGAGTCATGAGCG AACTGCCATACAGGAGGGTGCAGCTGTATGACACTCCCTATGAGGAGCAGGACCAAGATCTGGGAGATGGGCCTCCTTCAGGGTGGAAACCTCGGCAGAGCCGGCTGCCCCAGGAGGATGAACGGCCAGCGGACGAGTATGACCAGCCCTGGGAGTGGAAGAAAGACCACATCTCCAAGGCGTTTGCAG TGCAGTTTGACGGTCCGGAGTGGGAAAGAACCTCAGGCTCAGCCAAGGAACTCCGGAGACTCCCGCCCAGAAGCCCCCAGCCTGCAGAGCGCGTGGACCCGGCCCTGCCTCTGGAAAAACAGCC gtggtttCACGGCCCGCTGAGCCGGGCAGATGCCGAGAACCTCCTGTCGCTCTGCAAGGAAGGCAGCTACCTCGTGCGGCTCAGCGAGACCAGCCCCCAAGACTGCTCCCTATCCCTCAG GAGCAGCCAGGGCTTCCTGCATCTGAAGTTTTCTCGGATCCGAGAGAACCAGTTCGTGCTGGGTCAGCACAGCGGCCCCTTCCCCAGCGTCCCGGAGCTGGTGCTCCATTATAGCTCCCGCCCACTGCCTGTGCAGGGCGCTGAGCATCTGGCCCTGCTGTACCCCGTGGTCTCACAGACCCCCTGA